Proteins found in one Triticum aestivum cultivar Chinese Spring chromosome 4D, IWGSC CS RefSeq v2.1, whole genome shotgun sequence genomic segment:
- the LOC123100305 gene encoding transcription factor ILI3, translating to MSSRRGRITDEEINELISKIQAVLPESSRRRSASRSSASKLLKETCGYIKSLHQEVDDLSDRLSELMSTLDETSPQAEIIRSLLR from the exons atgtcGAGCCGCCGTGGCCGGATCACCGACGAAGAGATCAACGAGCTCATCTCCAAGATCCAGGCGGTGCTCCCGGAATCATCCCGCCGCCGCTCCGCGAGCCGG TCGTCGGCGTCGAAGCTACTGAAGGAGACGTGCGGATACATCAAGAGCCTCCACCAGGAGGTTGACGATCTCTCCGATAGGCTCTCGGAGCTAATGTCGACCTTGGACGAGACCAGCCCCCAGGCCGAGATCATCCGGAGCCTTCTCCGCTAG